The nucleotide sequence AACGCCACCAGCCAGCCCCCGAAGACGGCCTTCACGCCGGTTGTCCAGAAGCCGTAGGCGTTTTTGCTCGAGACGTATTCCAGCAGGTACTCCATGCCGCCCGAGCTGAGGAGCTTCCCGTAGTACGCGACCACCGCGAACACGAGGGTGCCTAGGACGTTGAAGATAAATACAATGGCCCACAGCCTGAGCATGTTCGGCAGCCGCCGGGACTGGGCCAGTACCACCGTTACCGGCGTTACGGTGTTCTCGGTAAAGAGCTGCGACCTGCCGAGGATGACGATCAGGAACCCCAGTGGATACACGGCGTATGCCGCGAGGCCCACCCCGCCCGTCAGGGAGGCGACGATGGCGAGGGCGACCGTGGCGAAAGAGACGTTGAGACCCGCAGCAAAACCGCTAACCGCCAGACCGGCGCTCGCCCGATCCAACTCGTTCTTGCCGTCCTGTATGACGGTCTCTAGTATCTGCTGCGCCGATTTCGAGGCGGCCATGCGAACCCGGTCTCTCTAAAAGGTGGTGTTTACCGCATCATCTCACTACACAGCTCCGCACCGTGTAGCACCGCTTATCGTGCCGGATGCGCCGGATGTGCTGGATTTGCTGGCGTGCCTCGTGGTCGGGGCCGCCGGAGAGTCCTAGCTCTGGTTGTTCCCAACCTTGACGCTTTGTGGCTCGGAGAGCGTGGCGTAATCCCGGACCGAGATCTCAAGTACCCCGTTCTCCAGGGAAGTCTCGACGCCGTCCGCCCGCACACCATGCGGCAGCGTCACGCTCCTCCTGAAGTAGCCGAAGCGGCGCTCCCGGGCGTAGTACTCCCCGCTAGTGTCGCGCGAGCTCTTCTGCCCGGATATCGTGAGAATACCATCCGACAGCGAGAGGTCTATGCCGTCCTCCCTGACTCCGGGAAGGTCGACCAGCATCACCAGGTCCGAGCCTTCCGAGACCACGTCCAACTCCGGTGTCCAGGCGTCGGCGTGGCCCCGCTCTTTCTGTACCTCCCCCGGATGGGGACCGCTCATCCAGTTCTCCACGGCCCGGTTGTTCTCGCTTATGCTGTCGAAGAATCCTCTAAACGGGTTCGTCATGCCTCAACTCCTTCCGTGCAAGGCTTTGAGCGCCCGCACTAGCGTCCGCCGCGCAGGGGGAAGCGGGCTTCCGCCTCCCCCGTACAGCCTGGCTAGAGCCTAGCGCTGGCCCAGGAGGGACTTCGCCCTCTGCGCCCTCTCGGCGTCCTGCTGCTGGGACTCCCGGAAGAACTGCGCCAGCTCGGTGTCGCCTTCCTTCTCGGCGTCGTCTATGTACTGGGCGTACGTGTAGCCGCCCTCGGCCGCGCGATTGAGCACGCTGATGAGGTTGTATACCCGATCGCTGAGGCCGGTGTTATCGGTTCCGCCAACCATGTTTCCTCCTTACGAGGTTTGCTTACGAAACCAAGAGTACCCTAGAGTGCGCTTCATTAAACCAAAGTGCTCTAAAATTCTTTTCGGCATCATTCCCGGCGGTCTCGTCCGCTTTGCCCGCCGATCTCGCCACGGCGGTCTCCCGGGAAGGTCGGCGCAGGCTCGGAACCGGTCTCCGGGGGGCGCTCGGGGCCGCCGTCGCGGGCTTGCGGGGGAGTCTGCGGCGTGCCCCGGTCCCCTCTCCCGGCCGGTGTGCCGGCCTTCGAGACCGGGGGTTTACGCCACGGCTCGAAGAGCAAGGTCTGTCTCAGGTAGCCGAGGGCGGCGGAGATTATGGCTATGGCGGGCAGGGCGAAGAGGGCTCCGACGATGCCGTAGAGGGTGGAGGCGGCCATCACGCCGAAGAGCACCCAAAGGGGATGGACGTTCACGGAGTCGCCGATCACCTTCGGGACGAGGATGTTGCCCTCTATCTGCTGGGCCACGAGAAAGAGGGCGGCCACCACGAGGGCCTGGACCGGGCTCACGAGCAACGCCACCGCGACCGCCGGCACGGCCCCGAGGAATGCCCCGATCACGGGTATAAACTCCATGAGCCCGACCCAGAGGCCGAGCGCTATGGCGTAGCTTCCGATGGTGAACTGCACTATCGCCCACCCTATGACCCCCATGAGCAGGCACAGGAGGAGCTGACCCTTGATGAACTTGACGAAACGCTGCTCGACCACCTCCAGCATCTGTACGGTCTGGTCGCGCACGGTCTCCGGCAGCGCCCAGAGCGCCGCGCCCGTCACCCTCTCGCGGTCCACGAGCAGGTAGATGGAGATGATCGCGAGCAGGAAAAGGTTGAATACCGTGCCGAACACGCCGCCGACGAAGCCGGTGAGCGCCCTGGAGACGGTCTGCCCGGAGGGCGCCGCCTTCTGGGCGCGGCTCATCAAGGACTGGCGGTCGAGGCTGCCGATCTGATCCCCGAGGTACGGGATGGACCGGGCGCGGTCCACGAGCTGCGTGGCGCCGTCCACCAGGATCTGGGGGTTGCTGAAGAGGCTCTGTATCTGCCGGACCGCCGGCACGACCAGTGCCAGCCCCGCCACGCCGAGCACCGTCCCCAGTACGGCGAAGACCCCGAGCACCGCCACGACCCTCGGTACCCTCCGGCCCTCCAGCCGCTTCACGACCGGGTTGAGCACGTAGGCCAGTATCGCCGCCGCGAGGAAGATCAAGAGCACCCCCACGAGCTGGCGCACCAGCACCACGAGCAGCAATATGCCGACGGCGAGTGCTATGTACTGCACGTAGTCGGCGATGACCAGCCTGCGCGGACCATCCTCTTCGTACCTCTCGTGCCTCTCGGACCTCTCGGGCATTACCTTCCTCTCGTAAAGTCCCTGCCGTTCGCGCCGGTGTTCAGTCCCTGCCGTTCGCGCCGGTGTTGCCTCTTACCCAAAAGTGCGCTAGAGTACACTAAAATACTCTCAAGAGCTTAGTCGTAATCGTTTTGTCGTATATCCGTAGGTCGTGGCAGGCGGCGGGAAGGTGGATCGCGTGGACCGGGCTGCCAGAGGGGGCGCATTGCGGGGCGCATTATCGGAGAGCAAGGAGATACTGGAGGTGGGGGAGGTCGCCGCTTACCTGGGGGTCGGAAACGTCACGGTACACCGCTGGTGCCGGGACGGCCGGCTGCCGTGCTTCAAGG is from Rubrobacter aplysinae and encodes:
- a CDS encoding formate/nitrite transporter family protein, with the translated sequence MAASKSAQQILETVIQDGKNELDRASAGLAVSGFAAGLNVSFATVALAIVASLTGGVGLAAYAVYPLGFLIVILGRSQLFTENTVTPVTVVLAQSRRLPNMLRLWAIVFIFNVLGTLVFAVVAYYGKLLSSGGMEYLLEYVSSKNAYGFWTTGVKAVFGGWLVALIAWLVAASQDTISQIFFVSALSALIPAAGLTHCIAGSSAVLMGVFSGDVSVAEYLGGFMLPTTIGNIVGGLVLVTLLNYGQVAGSKVTTRLSKVTASEGADE
- a CDS encoding Hsp20/alpha crystallin family protein, producing the protein MTNPFRGFFDSISENNRAVENWMSGPHPGEVQKERGHADAWTPELDVVSEGSDLVMLVDLPGVREDGIDLSLSDGILTISGQKSSRDTSGEYYARERRFGYFRRSVTLPHGVRADGVETSLENGVLEISVRDYATLSEPQSVKVGNNQS
- a CDS encoding AI-2E family transporter, translating into MPERSERHERYEEDGPRRLVIADYVQYIALAVGILLLVVLVRQLVGVLLIFLAAAILAYVLNPVVKRLEGRRVPRVVAVLGVFAVLGTVLGVAGLALVVPAVRQIQSLFSNPQILVDGATQLVDRARSIPYLGDQIGSLDRQSLMSRAQKAAPSGQTVSRALTGFVGGVFGTVFNLFLLAIISIYLLVDRERVTGAALWALPETVRDQTVQMLEVVEQRFVKFIKGQLLLCLLMGVIGWAIVQFTIGSYAIALGLWVGLMEFIPVIGAFLGAVPAVAVALLVSPVQALVVAALFLVAQQIEGNILVPKVIGDSVNVHPLWVLFGVMAASTLYGIVGALFALPAIAIISAALGYLRQTLLFEPWRKPPVSKAGTPAGRGDRGTPQTPPQARDGGPERPPETGSEPAPTFPGDRRGEIGGQSGRDRRE